In Zingiber officinale cultivar Zhangliang chromosome 6A, Zo_v1.1, whole genome shotgun sequence, a single genomic region encodes these proteins:
- the LOC121998574 gene encoding PLASMODESMATA CALLOSE-BINDING PROTEIN 2-like encodes MAALAALLLALAMVGGSDAAWCVCRSDQSDGVLQKTLDYACGAGADCSSILQNGACYNPNTVRAHCSYATNSYFQRKGQAQGACDFSGTATLSTTDPSFSGCTYPATASSAATSSTPATNTPGAALSPPSGVFGGLGPSSSLSDNSGGSLLMAGTASLLLTGICSWMALLS; translated from the exons ATGGCCGCTCTAGCTGCTCTACTTCTCGCCCTCGCCATGGTTGGCGGATCAG ATGCTGCTTGGTGTGTCTGTAGGTCTGACCAGAGTGATGGTGTTCTTCAGAAGACACTGGACTATGCTTGTGGAGCAGGAGCTGATTGCTCCAGCATTCTCCAAAATGGAGCTTGTTACAACCCCAACACAGTGAGAGCCCATTGCTCTTATGCTACCAACAGTTACTTCCAGAGGAAGGGGCAAGCACAAGGGGCTTGTGATTTCTCTGGCACTGCCACTCTCTCCACAACAGATCCAA GTTTCAGTGGCTGCACATACCCTGCCACTGCCAG TTCTGCAGCCACAAGTTCTACACCTGCAACAAACACCCCAGGAGCTGCATTGAGCCCTCCGAGCGGAGTGTTCGGAGGATTGGGACCATCAAGCAGCCTCTCTGACAACTCCGGTGGCTCTCTTCTCATGGCGGGGACGGCTTCTCTGCTCTTAACCGGTATTTGCTCATGGATGGCCTTGTTGAGTTAA
- the LOC121998573 gene encoding uncharacterized protein LOC121998573 isoform X2: MSKDTRSKGDRTNKIGGKNESSVINCSTYLFRASEIVPTITHANEASFHNLRVSPVPEDNNDAAYIQAYSRMEGMLPLEILPPNLRDGSLSIDTIGINAKFEDCDSHAGVARALHTKTNLSPEMSSNSYKLEVTSPFKGDKNVEVERVSGCTLEIQEIFSGATCISQSVSVPVESVDPIRLYVSDKEAAGNSVVAEQTVDNSGVARQYEVDSLEASLKSLQFGMKEGRSVPPSPITRGLIQELASPNLLMKQHNRLDSHNAECANFLFGLENKSDNDSSGNTFKNTSTLGTEDESESAKSNIDNKYKHFNKEEKLLASSSERRIMSYMTKDQVASSNFVPPYTEYFLRFSRKKLIVLDLNGLLADINRGNARIAHKRVGGKSVFKRPFCDNFLKFCFERFNVGVWSSRGRNNMDPVVDYLMGDLKHNLLFCWDQSKCTHTGRRTFDNIHKPLFLKELNKLWNKEEPDLPWEKGEYSASNTLLIDDSPYKAICNPPHTAIFPDPYSFTNKDDNSLGPEGDLRLYLEGLAMADDVRAYVQAIPFGQQPITDRNPSWKFYLQIINKIQKSSSSLTTRSW, from the exons ATGTCGAAAGACACCAGATCAAAAGGTGATAGGACCAACAAAATTGGAGGGAAGAATGAATCATCAGTTATCAATTGTTCTACTTATTTGTTTCGGGCTTCTGAAATTGTCCCAACCATCACTCATGCCAATGAAGCATCATTTCATAACCTTCGAGTGTCACCTGTCCCAGAAGACAATAATGATGCGGCTTATATCCAAGCttattctaggatggagggaatGCTTCCACTAGAAATTTTACCACCCAACCTGAGAGATGGCTCACTAAGTATTGACACCATAGGAATCAATGCCAAATTTGAAGATTGTGATTCCCATGCTGGGGTTGCTCGAGCTTTACACACTAAAACCAACTTATCCCCAGAGATGTCTTCAAACTCATACAAGCTGGAAGTTACCAGTCCATTCAAGGGTGACAAGAATGTGGAAGTAGAAAGAGTAAGCGGTTGCACACTTGAAATTCAAGAAATCTTCTCAGGTGCGACTTGTATCTCTCAGTCAGTTTCTGTGCCTGTTGAGTCTGTTGATCCTATTAGGCTATACGTATCAGATAAGGAAGCAGCTGGCAACAGTGTAGTTGCAGAGCAGACTGTGGACAACTCTGGTGTGGCACGTCAATATGAGGTTGACTCTTTAGAAGCCAGCCTAAAGTCCCTTCAGTTTGgcatgaaggaaggaagaagtgtGCCTCCATCACCAATTACACGGGGGTTAATACAAGAACTAGCTTCTCCAAATTTACTCATGAAGCAACATAATCGGTTGGATTCACATAATGCAGAATGTGCTAATTTCTTATTTGGATTAGAGAACAAGTCTGATAATGATTCATCCGGGAACACTTTTAAAAATACATCTACCTTAGGCACTGAAGATGAATCAGAATCTGCGAAATCAAATATTGATAATAAATACAAACACTTTAACAAGGAGGAGAAACTACTTGCTTCTTCATCTGAAAGACGTATCATGTCTTATATGACCAAGGACCAGGTTGCAAGTTCAAATTTTGTGCCACCTTATACAGAATATTTTTTGAGATTTTCAAGAAAAAAGTTAATTGTTCTTGATCTGAATGGGTTACTAGCTGATATCAATCGGGGTAATGCTCGTATCGCACATAAGAGAGTTGGAGGAAAATCAG TTTTCAAAAGGCCCTTTTGTGATAATTTTCTTAAGTTTTGTTTCGAGAGATTTAATGTAGGTGTCTGGTCTTCGAGGGGAAG AAACAATATGGATCCTGTAGTTGACTATCTCATGGGAGATTTGAAACATAACCTGTTATTTTGTTGG GACCAATCAAAATGCACTCATACGGGCCGTCGGACCTTTGATAACATTCATAAGCCACTTTTTCTCAAGGAACTAAACAAATTATGGAACAAAGAGGAACCTGACCTTCCATGGGAAAAGGGAGAATACTCTGCATCTAACACATTGCTTATAgatgattctccttacaaagcTATTTGCAATCCT CCTCACACTGCCATTTTCCCAGATCCATATAGCTTTACCAACAAAGATGACAATTCTCTAG GACCTGAAGGCGATCTTCGTCTTTATTTGGAAGGGCTAGCAATGGCTGATGATGTTCGAGCATATGTTCAAGCAATTCCTTTTGGTCAGCAGCCTATTACAGACAGAAATCCATCATGGAAGTTCTACCTTcagattattaataaaattcagAAATCATCATCATCTCTAACTACTCGAAGCTGGTGA
- the LOC121998573 gene encoding uncharacterized protein LOC121998573 isoform X1: protein MDPKKSGNCVSKDDSARTNIDESLANVDPILVTDYNKILEQANDRADQTSGIAGQGISISTMSKDTRSKGDRTNKIGGKNESSVINCSTYLFRASEIVPTITHANEASFHNLRVSPVPEDNNDAAYIQAYSRMEGMLPLEILPPNLRDGSLSIDTIGINAKFEDCDSHAGVARALHTKTNLSPEMSSNSYKLEVTSPFKGDKNVEVERVSGCTLEIQEIFSGATCISQSVSVPVESVDPIRLYVSDKEAAGNSVVAEQTVDNSGVARQYEVDSLEASLKSLQFGMKEGRSVPPSPITRGLIQELASPNLLMKQHNRLDSHNAECANFLFGLENKSDNDSSGNTFKNTSTLGTEDESESAKSNIDNKYKHFNKEEKLLASSSERRIMSYMTKDQVASSNFVPPYTEYFLRFSRKKLIVLDLNGLLADINRGNARIAHKRVGGKSVFKRPFCDNFLKFCFERFNVGVWSSRGRNNMDPVVDYLMGDLKHNLLFCWDQSKCTHTGRRTFDNIHKPLFLKELNKLWNKEEPDLPWEKGEYSASNTLLIDDSPYKAICNPPHTAIFPDPYSFTNKDDNSLGPEGDLRLYLEGLAMADDVRAYVQAIPFGQQPITDRNPSWKFYLQIINKIQKSSSSLTTRSW, encoded by the exons ATGGATCCAAAGAAAAGTGGGAACTGTGTCAGTAAAGATGATTCAGCAAGGACAAATATTGATGAATCATTGGCTAATGTTGACCCAATCTTAGTGACTGACTATAATAAAATATTGGAACAGGCAAATGATAGAGCTGATCAAACAAGTGGTATAGCTGGTCAGGGTATTTCCATCTCCACTATGTCGAAAGACACCAGATCAAAAGGTGATAGGACCAACAAAATTGGAGGGAAGAATGAATCATCAGTTATCAATTGTTCTACTTATTTGTTTCGGGCTTCTGAAATTGTCCCAACCATCACTCATGCCAATGAAGCATCATTTCATAACCTTCGAGTGTCACCTGTCCCAGAAGACAATAATGATGCGGCTTATATCCAAGCttattctaggatggagggaatGCTTCCACTAGAAATTTTACCACCCAACCTGAGAGATGGCTCACTAAGTATTGACACCATAGGAATCAATGCCAAATTTGAAGATTGTGATTCCCATGCTGGGGTTGCTCGAGCTTTACACACTAAAACCAACTTATCCCCAGAGATGTCTTCAAACTCATACAAGCTGGAAGTTACCAGTCCATTCAAGGGTGACAAGAATGTGGAAGTAGAAAGAGTAAGCGGTTGCACACTTGAAATTCAAGAAATCTTCTCAGGTGCGACTTGTATCTCTCAGTCAGTTTCTGTGCCTGTTGAGTCTGTTGATCCTATTAGGCTATACGTATCAGATAAGGAAGCAGCTGGCAACAGTGTAGTTGCAGAGCAGACTGTGGACAACTCTGGTGTGGCACGTCAATATGAGGTTGACTCTTTAGAAGCCAGCCTAAAGTCCCTTCAGTTTGgcatgaaggaaggaagaagtgtGCCTCCATCACCAATTACACGGGGGTTAATACAAGAACTAGCTTCTCCAAATTTACTCATGAAGCAACATAATCGGTTGGATTCACATAATGCAGAATGTGCTAATTTCTTATTTGGATTAGAGAACAAGTCTGATAATGATTCATCCGGGAACACTTTTAAAAATACATCTACCTTAGGCACTGAAGATGAATCAGAATCTGCGAAATCAAATATTGATAATAAATACAAACACTTTAACAAGGAGGAGAAACTACTTGCTTCTTCATCTGAAAGACGTATCATGTCTTATATGACCAAGGACCAGGTTGCAAGTTCAAATTTTGTGCCACCTTATACAGAATATTTTTTGAGATTTTCAAGAAAAAAGTTAATTGTTCTTGATCTGAATGGGTTACTAGCTGATATCAATCGGGGTAATGCTCGTATCGCACATAAGAGAGTTGGAGGAAAATCAG TTTTCAAAAGGCCCTTTTGTGATAATTTTCTTAAGTTTTGTTTCGAGAGATTTAATGTAGGTGTCTGGTCTTCGAGGGGAAG AAACAATATGGATCCTGTAGTTGACTATCTCATGGGAGATTTGAAACATAACCTGTTATTTTGTTGG GACCAATCAAAATGCACTCATACGGGCCGTCGGACCTTTGATAACATTCATAAGCCACTTTTTCTCAAGGAACTAAACAAATTATGGAACAAAGAGGAACCTGACCTTCCATGGGAAAAGGGAGAATACTCTGCATCTAACACATTGCTTATAgatgattctccttacaaagcTATTTGCAATCCT CCTCACACTGCCATTTTCCCAGATCCATATAGCTTTACCAACAAAGATGACAATTCTCTAG GACCTGAAGGCGATCTTCGTCTTTATTTGGAAGGGCTAGCAATGGCTGATGATGTTCGAGCATATGTTCAAGCAATTCCTTTTGGTCAGCAGCCTATTACAGACAGAAATCCATCATGGAAGTTCTACCTTcagattattaataaaattcagAAATCATCATCATCTCTAACTACTCGAAGCTGGTGA
- the LOC121998573 gene encoding uncharacterized protein LOC121998573 isoform X3, with protein MDPKKSGNCVSKDDSARTNIDESLANVDPILVTDYNKILEQANDRADQTSGIAGQGISISTMSKDTRSKGDRTNKIGGKNESSVINCSTYLFRASEIVPTITHANEASFHNLRVSPVPEDNNDAAYIQAYSRMEGMLPLEILPPNLRDGSLSIDTIGINAKFEDCDSHAGVARALHTKTNLSPEMSSNSYKLEVTSPFKGDKNVEVERVSGCTLEIQEIFSGATCISQSVSVPVESVDPIRLYVSDKEAAGNSVVAEQTVDNSGVARQYEVDSLEASLKSLQFGMKEGRSVPPSPITRGLIQELASPNLLMKQHNRLDSHNAECANFLFGLENKSDNDSSGNTFKNTSTLGTEDESESAKSNIDNKYKHFNKEEKLLASSSERRIMSYMTKDQVASSNFVPPYTEYFLRFSRKKLIVLDLNGLLADINRGNARIAHKRVGGKSVFKRPFCDNFLKFCFERFNVGVWSSRGRNNMDPVVDYLMGDLKHNLLFCWPHTAIFPDPYSFTNKDDNSLGPEGDLRLYLEGLAMADDVRAYVQAIPFGQQPITDRNPSWKFYLQIINKIQKSSSSLTTRSW; from the exons ATGGATCCAAAGAAAAGTGGGAACTGTGTCAGTAAAGATGATTCAGCAAGGACAAATATTGATGAATCATTGGCTAATGTTGACCCAATCTTAGTGACTGACTATAATAAAATATTGGAACAGGCAAATGATAGAGCTGATCAAACAAGTGGTATAGCTGGTCAGGGTATTTCCATCTCCACTATGTCGAAAGACACCAGATCAAAAGGTGATAGGACCAACAAAATTGGAGGGAAGAATGAATCATCAGTTATCAATTGTTCTACTTATTTGTTTCGGGCTTCTGAAATTGTCCCAACCATCACTCATGCCAATGAAGCATCATTTCATAACCTTCGAGTGTCACCTGTCCCAGAAGACAATAATGATGCGGCTTATATCCAAGCttattctaggatggagggaatGCTTCCACTAGAAATTTTACCACCCAACCTGAGAGATGGCTCACTAAGTATTGACACCATAGGAATCAATGCCAAATTTGAAGATTGTGATTCCCATGCTGGGGTTGCTCGAGCTTTACACACTAAAACCAACTTATCCCCAGAGATGTCTTCAAACTCATACAAGCTGGAAGTTACCAGTCCATTCAAGGGTGACAAGAATGTGGAAGTAGAAAGAGTAAGCGGTTGCACACTTGAAATTCAAGAAATCTTCTCAGGTGCGACTTGTATCTCTCAGTCAGTTTCTGTGCCTGTTGAGTCTGTTGATCCTATTAGGCTATACGTATCAGATAAGGAAGCAGCTGGCAACAGTGTAGTTGCAGAGCAGACTGTGGACAACTCTGGTGTGGCACGTCAATATGAGGTTGACTCTTTAGAAGCCAGCCTAAAGTCCCTTCAGTTTGgcatgaaggaaggaagaagtgtGCCTCCATCACCAATTACACGGGGGTTAATACAAGAACTAGCTTCTCCAAATTTACTCATGAAGCAACATAATCGGTTGGATTCACATAATGCAGAATGTGCTAATTTCTTATTTGGATTAGAGAACAAGTCTGATAATGATTCATCCGGGAACACTTTTAAAAATACATCTACCTTAGGCACTGAAGATGAATCAGAATCTGCGAAATCAAATATTGATAATAAATACAAACACTTTAACAAGGAGGAGAAACTACTTGCTTCTTCATCTGAAAGACGTATCATGTCTTATATGACCAAGGACCAGGTTGCAAGTTCAAATTTTGTGCCACCTTATACAGAATATTTTTTGAGATTTTCAAGAAAAAAGTTAATTGTTCTTGATCTGAATGGGTTACTAGCTGATATCAATCGGGGTAATGCTCGTATCGCACATAAGAGAGTTGGAGGAAAATCAG TTTTCAAAAGGCCCTTTTGTGATAATTTTCTTAAGTTTTGTTTCGAGAGATTTAATGTAGGTGTCTGGTCTTCGAGGGGAAG AAACAATATGGATCCTGTAGTTGACTATCTCATGGGAGATTTGAAACATAACCTGTTATTTTGTTGG CCTCACACTGCCATTTTCCCAGATCCATATAGCTTTACCAACAAAGATGACAATTCTCTAG GACCTGAAGGCGATCTTCGTCTTTATTTGGAAGGGCTAGCAATGGCTGATGATGTTCGAGCATATGTTCAAGCAATTCCTTTTGGTCAGCAGCCTATTACAGACAGAAATCCATCATGGAAGTTCTACCTTcagattattaataaaattcagAAATCATCATCATCTCTAACTACTCGAAGCTGGTGA
- the LOC121998572 gene encoding uncharacterized protein LOC121998572 — MEPQGSIAFSTVGLPQYGFDVFSVPVPSNLDAAAAEHLTDRRHTDGRSVNFNGQFIDEGDAVAFVSERSGSARIYRSDSADHAPELLAGISDSLFHDRPTVRNGLVFFVSAHERPAEPFKSWSAVYSTRIDTGERFRLTPAGFADMSPAISLSGELVAVASYGSASWKGDFHELATEIVVFRPSDPSRRFVICDHGGWPTWAGESTLFFHRKAEDGWWSIYRADITAELENAGGPDAARRITPPGVHAFTPAAAHDGKRIAVATRKKGTIYRHIELFDLESEKFYPITERINPNLHHYNPFFSPESGFLGFHRFRGESSGGDSVVPHLQPVRSPVNGIRMLRLHGSFPAFSPHGKFIAMNGDFLTWPGLLVVRSDGFKRWTLLKEPSAFYTAWSPTEKGVIYTSLGPIFHSAKATVQIARITFDPADLDDESPAGEVKTELKVLTRADAGNNAFAACSPDGRHLVFRSGRSGHKNLYIVDAVEGEYGAGGARRLTEGEWIDTMPAWSPDGELIAFSSNRHDPSNTDAFGIYLVWPDGTGLRRVYVAGPEGSAEAARERINHVCFSPDSQWLVFTANLSAVTAEPVSMPNHFQPYGDLHICRLDGSGLTRLTFNGYENGTPAWGPLGGPLPDLGSLSLLRQDDDAGEKLRGQFDEPLWITCDI, encoded by the coding sequence ATGGAGCCCCAAGGTAGCATCGCCTTTAGCACCGTCGGATTGCCCCAGTACGGTTTCGACGTCTTCTCCGTCCCGGTTCCATCCAACCtcgacgccgccgccgccgaaCACCTAACTGATCGACGGCACACCGACGGTCGATCCGTCAATTTCAACGGTCAGTTCATCGACGAGGGCGACGCCGTCGCCTTTGTCTCCGAGCGGAGCGGGTCGGCCCGAATATACCGTTCCGATTCGGCAGACCACGCGCCAGAGTTGCTAGCTGGCATCTCCGACAGCCTATTCCATGACCGCCCGACGGTGAGAAATGGACTGGTTTTCTTCGTCTCGGCGCACGAGCGCCCCGCGGAGCCGTTCAAGAGCTGGTCCGCGGTGTACTCGACGCGGATCGACACGGGCGAGCGATTCCGGCTCACGCCGGCCGGCTTCGCCGACATGAGCCCTGCTATTTCGCTTTCCGGCGAGCTTGTCGCTGTCGCCTCCTACGGCTCTGCTTCCTGGAAAGGTGACTTCCACGAGCTCGCCACAGAGATCGTCGTGTTCAGACCCTCGGACCCCTCACGCCGCTTCGTCATCTGTGACCACGGTGGATGGCCGACGTGGGCCGGAGAATCCACGTTGTTCTTCCATCGGAAGGCTGAGGACGGTTGGTGGAGTATCTACAGGGCAGATATCACGGCGGAGCTCGAGAATGCCGGTGGCCCTGACGCTGCCCGCCGTATCACCCCTCCGGGGGTTCACGCATTCACCCCCGCAGCGGCGCACGACGGAAAGCGAATCGCCGTGGCGACGCGAAAGAAAGGCACAATTTATCGCCATATCGAACTATTCGATCTGGAATCCGAGAAATTCTACCCCATCACAGAACGGATAAACCCTAATCTCCACCATTACAATCCCTTTTTCTCGCCGGAGTCGGGTTTCCTAGGATTCCACCGCTTCCGCGGTGAGTCCTCCGGAGGCGACTCGGTGGTGCCCCATCTCCAACCGGTGCGCTCCCCCGTGAATGGGATTCGGATGCTCCGCCTCCACGGTTCGTTCCCGGCCTTCTCCCCTCACGGCAAATTCATCGCCATGAACGGCGACTTCCTCACCTGGCCGGGCTTGCTCGTCGTCCGATCCGATGGCTTCAAGCGTTGGACGCTCTTGAAGGAGCCGTCGGCGTTCTACACGGCGTGGAGCCCGACGGAAAAGGGGGTCATCTACACATCCCTCGGTCCTATCTTCCACTCCGCCAAGGCGACAGTCCAGATCGCCCGGATCACCTTCGACCCCGCAGATCTTGATGACGAATCGCCGGCAGGGGAGGTGAAAACAGAATTGAAGGTGCTGACACGCGCGGACGCCGGCAACAACGCCTTCGCGGCCTGTTCTCCCGACGGGCGCCACCTCGTGTTTCGCTCGGGGCGGTCCGGCCACAAGAATCTCTACATCGTGGACGCGGTCGAAGGGGAGTACGGCGCGGGAGGCGCCCGGCGACTGACCGAAGGCGAATGGATCGACACGATGCCGGCGTGGTCGCCGGACGGCGAGCTGATCGCGTTCTCCTCGAACCGGCACGACCCCTCCAACACGGACGCGTTCGGCATCTACCTGGTGTGGCCGGACGGCACGGGGCTGCGCCGCGTGTACGTGGCCGGGCCGGAGGGGTCGGCGGAGGCGGCGAGAGAGAGGATCAACCACGTGTGCTTCAGCCCGGACTCGCAGTGGCTGGTGTTCACTGCCAACCTGAGCGCCGTGACGGCGGAGCCGGTGTCGATGCCGAACCACTTCCAGCCCTACGGAGACCTGCACATCTGCCGGCTCGACGGGAGCGGCCTAACGAGGCTGACATTTAACGGCTACGAGAACGGAACGCCGGCGTGGGGCCCGTTGGGCGGGCCTCTTCCCGACTTGGGTTCCCTCTCGCTGCTAAGGCAAGATGACGACGCCGGGGAGAAGCTTCGCGGCCAGTTCGATGAACCGCTGTGGATAACATGTGATATCTAA